A window of the Candidatus Omnitrophota bacterium genome harbors these coding sequences:
- a CDS encoding ATP-binding protein, producing the protein MTIKQKITTIICSATLLIIFIGAVLSYTFGHNILHNVIGRQYTQTSQLLGDYVVKNLLAEIEDAKAYTTLPLWVDVIQDSNLKYKNMGAGEIKSYLEDMDKRWSSAPKGDPIFWGYLENRVSVAMRDIAALRETVSEISMTDKHGGLVASSMKTTNFYYAGEKWWQEAYNNGKGKLYVGDIEFDKSSLRWGIIIASPVIGEKGEVIGICKDNIDIQRLFSVLEVFKSGKTGHAVLVDAKGNIIYRQGLRPMSMKFFNTGEMKKLLSGKENFFVTDKVAVHDGNSFIAYSLVKPPFLSERGIEWVVFIVQDQAETFAPLYKFIGQLVLIAIILIIITIPIGAFFGGVIAKPINQLHIATEKVLSGDWDYKIEVHTGDEIEGFAKVFKNMIADIKDKQTKLEIFSRGLEEKVKERTKELAETQEATLNILEDLEEAKATLEKSNKELKQLDQLKSDFVSTVSHELRTPLSIIKEGVSLVLDRVPGEVNEKQVKILDISKFNIDRLARIIDSLLDISKIEAGKVELKRNLVNISDIVREVASSFELKIKDKGLEFKLDVDKDIGSVYADPDRIAQVLINLINNAIKFTSSGYIEVACKDKDDVITCSIKDTGPGISKSDIPKLFDKFQQFGRLAGAGEKGTGLGLSIAKGIIDMHSGAISVESEPGMGSRFIFTLHKYTEESLFDEYAEKAIKAAAKNRSKVSIALVCVTSKGESSDASWKKGFHNAINDCARLIKNTLRRQGDELVSNEGDMMVVLADCNKEHSILVRQRLEQILDKCLGEKKVRDKLDIKYGCATFPDDGKVGRDLIAKARLGNSAAKSAKA; encoded by the coding sequence ATGACGATAAAACAAAAAATAACAACCATAATATGCTCTGCTACGTTACTGATAATTTTTATCGGAGCCGTATTGTCATATACCTTTGGCCACAATATATTGCACAATGTCATAGGACGGCAGTATACGCAGACATCCCAGTTGTTGGGAGATTATGTTGTGAAGAATCTCCTGGCGGAGATAGAGGATGCCAAAGCCTATACTACGCTGCCATTGTGGGTCGATGTTATCCAGGACAGTAACTTAAAATATAAGAATATGGGCGCCGGAGAGATAAAATCTTATCTTGAGGACATGGACAAGAGGTGGTCCTCGGCACCAAAAGGAGATCCTATTTTTTGGGGGTATTTAGAGAATAGAGTCAGCGTAGCCATGAGAGATATAGCGGCCCTTAGAGAGACTGTGTCCGAGATTTCCATGACAGACAAACATGGCGGCCTTGTAGCGTCGTCTATGAAGACCACCAACTTTTATTACGCGGGCGAGAAATGGTGGCAGGAAGCGTACAATAATGGCAAGGGAAAGCTATATGTCGGCGATATAGAATTTGATAAATCCTCATTGCGCTGGGGCATAATCATAGCGTCTCCCGTTATTGGCGAAAAAGGCGAAGTAATAGGCATATGCAAGGACAATATAGATATACAAAGACTATTTAGCGTCCTGGAAGTATTTAAATCGGGTAAAACCGGCCACGCGGTTTTAGTAGACGCCAAAGGTAATATTATATACCGTCAGGGTCTAAGACCCATGAGTATGAAATTTTTCAACACAGGAGAAATGAAGAAGTTATTATCCGGAAAAGAGAATTTTTTTGTTACAGATAAGGTGGCTGTGCATGACGGAAATTCATTTATCGCGTATTCTCTGGTTAAGCCGCCATTTCTTTCGGAAAGAGGCATAGAGTGGGTGGTTTTTATAGTCCAGGATCAGGCAGAAACGTTCGCCCCTTTATATAAATTCATAGGCCAGCTTGTATTGATAGCCATAATACTTATCATAATCACCATTCCCATAGGCGCGTTTTTCGGAGGAGTAATCGCCAAACCTATAAACCAATTGCATATAGCCACAGAGAAAGTCTTGTCCGGGGACTGGGATTATAAAATAGAGGTGCATACCGGAGATGAGATAGAAGGCTTCGCGAAAGTTTTCAAAAATATGATCGCGGATATAAAGGATAAGCAGACAAAGCTGGAAATTTTTTCACGAGGCCTCGAAGAAAAGGTCAAAGAGAGGACAAAGGAGCTTGCCGAAACGCAGGAAGCTACTTTGAATATATTGGAGGACCTGGAGGAGGCAAAGGCTACCCTTGAAAAATCGAATAAAGAGCTTAAGCAATTAGATCAGCTAAAATCAGACTTCGTATCCACCGTGTCTCATGAGCTTAGGACACCTCTGTCGATAATAAAAGAAGGCGTGAGTCTTGTCCTTGACAGGGTGCCCGGCGAAGTAAATGAAAAGCAGGTAAAGATACTCGATATATCGAAGTTTAATATAGACAGGTTGGCGCGTATCATAGACAGTCTTCTGGATATATCAAAAATAGAAGCGGGGAAAGTCGAGCTTAAGAGAAACCTGGTAAATATATCAGACATAGTAAGAGAGGTGGCGAGCTCTTTTGAGTTGAAGATAAAGGACAAGGGCCTTGAGTTTAAGCTGGACGTCGATAAGGATATCGGCAGTGTATACGCGGATCCCGACAGGATAGCGCAGGTGCTCATCAATCTGATAAATAACGCTATAAAGTTTACATCTTCCGGATATATAGAAGTCGCCTGCAAGGATAAGGATGATGTTATCACGTGTTCTATTAAAGATACCGGCCCGGGGATATCAAAAAGCGATATCCCAAAGTTATTCGATAAGTTTCAGCAGTTTGGCAGGCTCGCCGGCGCGGGTGAAAAAGGCACGGGCCTCGGCCTTTCGATAGCGAAGGGTATTATAGATATGCACAGCGGTGCCATTTCTGTCGAAAGCGAGCCTGGTATGGGGTCGCGTTTTATCTTTACGCTGCATAAGTATACGGAAGAGTCTCTTTTCGACGAGTATGCCGAGAAGGCCATAAAAGCCGCCGCGAAAAACAGGTCCAAAGTGTCTATAGCACTCGTCTGTGTGACATCAAAAGGTGAATCGTCCGACGCGTCATGGAAAAAAGGTTTTCACAACGCCATCAATGACTGCGCGAGGCTTATAAAAAATACATTACGCCGGCAGGGCGATGAACTTGTGAGTAACGAAGGAGATATGATGGTGGTACTTGCCGACTGCAACAAGGAACATTCTATACTTGTCCGCCAAAGGCTGGAGCAGATTTTAGATAAGTGCCTGGGGGAAAAGAAGGTAAGAGATAAGCTGGATATAAAATATGGATGCGCCACATTTCCGGACGACGGCAAGGTGGGTAGGGACTTGATAGCTAAGGCACGTTTGGGCAATTCCGCGGCGAAATCCGCTAAGGCATAA
- a CDS encoding response regulator produces MARKILVVDDEVDFLEVIKIRLEANGYNVVTAGNGEDALKKLKDEKPDAVLLDILMPGIDGLEVLRRIRKMDENLPVYIITAFSTEERFKVANKFGASGFIVKTDDLGKQIKSINSVLDMAQRYHGKKE; encoded by the coding sequence ATGGCAAGAAAGATACTTGTTGTAGATGATGAAGTCGATTTCTTAGAAGTTATAAAAATAAGGCTGGAAGCAAACGGCTATAATGTTGTAACGGCCGGTAACGGCGAAGACGCGCTTAAAAAATTGAAGGATGAAAAACCGGACGCAGTTCTATTGGATATACTTATGCCGGGCATAGACGGCCTCGAAGTTCTAAGAAGAATAAGGAAAATGGATGAGAACTTACCCGTTTATATAATAACGGCTTTTTCAACGGAAGAGCGTTTTAAAGTCGCTAATAAATTTGGAGCGTCAGGTTTTATTGTAAAGACCGACGATCTTGGCAAGCAGATAAAGAGCATTAACAGCGTCCTTGATATGGCCCAAAGATATCATGGGAAAAAAGAGTAA
- a CDS encoding response regulator: MSKKILVVDDEVQLVEMLKMRLEATGYGVVCAYDGQEALEKAKKEKPDLIILDLMLPKMDGYKVCGLLKNDSRYAKIPIIMFTARAQEEDIALGKEMGAEAYITKPFDPKLLLGKIQELIGA, encoded by the coding sequence ATGAGCAAGAAGATTCTGGTTGTGGATGATGAGGTGCAGTTGGTGGAGATGCTTAAGATGCGCCTGGAAGCCACGGGCTATGGAGTTGTTTGCGCGTATGACGGGCAGGAGGCCCTTGAGAAGGCAAAGAAAGAGAAGCCGGATCTTATAATACTGGATCTGATGCTTCCGAAGATGGACGGATACAAAGTGTGCGGCTTGTTAAAAAATGACTCAAGATACGCCAAGATACCTATTATAATGTTTACGGCGCGGGCACAGGAAGAAGATATAGCGCTGGGTAAAGAGATGGGCGCTGAAGCATATATAACCAAGCCCTTTGATCCGAAGTTACTACTTGGCAAGATACAGGAATTAATAGGCGCTTAA
- the gspE gene encoding type II secretion system ATPase GspE → MAREKKSLGESLVEEGIITAGQLKKAQEEEARKGERLVKALVRLGFIAEDDLVMFLSNKLNVPRIELNNYLIDPKIVELVPEALARKYELIPVLKIGNRLTCVMIDPWNVFALDDIRSKTGLIIEPAVSTEGEIKKALNEYYGAKGSMEDLIKSIDEEKLGVADGKDIDVKKLQGIVEEPVVIKLVNMIIMKAIEERASDIHVEPEEETLKTRLRVDGMLHEISSPPKHLQSAIISRIKIMADLDIAERRVPQDGRFTIKMGGKEIDMRVSCVPTIYGENVVLRLLDSSSAVMNLEDLRFSKDILTKFDKIIRRPHGIILVTGPTGSGKTTTLYASLNKINTEEKNIITIEDPVEYKLEGVRQIQINTKVGLTFANGLRSILRQDPNIIMVGEMRDRETAEIAIQAALTGHLVFSTLHTNDAPGAVTRMIDMGMEPFLVSSSVIGVLAQRLVRTICTECKEKYTPTKEELKDIGVAQPDKSEFYRGKGCAKCMNTGYKGRIGIYELMIPDDQIRNAIMAKASTDEISKLAHNAGMMGLKDDGIQKIMAGLTTVAEVLRVTEEG, encoded by the coding sequence ATGGCGAGAGAAAAGAAGTCGCTTGGCGAGAGCCTTGTCGAAGAAGGCATAATAACTGCGGGACAATTAAAAAAAGCTCAGGAAGAAGAGGCCCGTAAGGGCGAGAGGCTGGTTAAAGCGCTCGTGCGCCTTGGTTTTATCGCCGAGGATGACCTCGTGATGTTCTTAAGCAATAAATTGAACGTGCCCAGGATAGAGCTGAATAATTATTTGATAGACCCTAAGATTGTAGAGCTTGTTCCGGAAGCCCTGGCGAGAAAATATGAATTGATACCGGTGCTAAAAATAGGCAATCGTCTTACTTGTGTCATGATAGATCCATGGAACGTATTTGCGTTAGACGATATAAGGTCAAAAACGGGTCTTATTATCGAGCCTGCCGTTTCTACTGAAGGAGAGATAAAAAAGGCGCTTAATGAATATTATGGCGCGAAGGGCAGCATGGAGGACCTGATAAAGTCGATAGATGAAGAAAAGCTCGGCGTCGCGGACGGAAAAGATATAGATGTAAAAAAACTTCAGGGTATTGTGGAAGAGCCCGTGGTGATAAAACTCGTGAATATGATAATAATGAAGGCCATAGAAGAAAGGGCGAGCGATATACACGTGGAGCCGGAAGAAGAGACTTTAAAGACGCGCTTAAGAGTTGACGGCATGCTGCACGAAATAAGCTCTCCGCCCAAACATCTGCAGTCGGCGATAATTTCCAGGATAAAGATAATGGCGGACCTCGATATAGCCGAAAGGCGCGTTCCGCAGGATGGCCGGTTTACTATAAAGATGGGCGGCAAAGAGATAGACATGCGCGTCTCATGTGTCCCTACAATATACGGAGAAAATGTTGTGCTCCGCCTTCTTGATTCATCAAGCGCCGTTATGAATCTCGAGGATCTGAGATTTTCAAAGGATATTCTTACTAAATTCGATAAGATTATCCGCAGGCCTCACGGGATAATACTTGTGACAGGGCCTACGGGGAGCGGCAAGACCACAACGCTTTACGCGTCCTTAAATAAGATAAACACCGAAGAGAAGAATATAATAACGATAGAGGACCCCGTCGAATATAAGCTCGAAGGGGTAAGGCAGATACAGATAAATACAAAAGTGGGTCTAACATTCGCGAATGGGTTGAGGTCTATCTTAAGACAGGACCCGAATATAATAATGGTAGGCGAAATGAGAGACCGCGAAACTGCCGAGATAGCTATACAGGCCGCGCTTACAGGACATCTGGTATTTTCAACTCTTCATACAAATGACGCGCCCGGAGCGGTTACAAGGATGATAGATATGGGTATGGAGCCATTTTTGGTGTCATCTTCTGTGATCGGAGTGCTCGCGCAAAGATTGGTGCGTACCATATGTACGGAGTGTAAAGAAAAATATACGCCTACAAAAGAGGAATTAAAAGATATAGGAGTGGCGCAACCCGATAAATCAGAATTTTATCGCGGCAAAGGCTGCGCCAAATGCATGAATACCGGCTATAAGGGCAGGATCGGAATATATGAGCTTATGATTCCCGATGACCAGATACGCAACGCTATAATGGCGAAGGCCTCCACGGACGAGATAAGTAAATTGGCGCATAATGCCGGGATGATGGGTCTTAAAGATGATGGGATACAAAAGATAATGGCGGGCCTGACCACAGTAGCGGAAGTCTTAAGAGTAACTGAAGAAGGTTAA
- a CDS encoding GAF domain-containing sensor histidine kinase translates to MNRIVENIRGRLINSPVRRYYKLKASYSIAVELLSALDLEDALKILVNRIASYMSVEIVSIMLTDNDKKRLVVKIAKGLDEKIVNDASIEIGKGVSGWVGKTGQSLLIKDITKDPRFALKASGKYYNNSLLSVPLKMRGRIIGVVNVNNKASKDVFRESDLDLLNAIADFAAIAIEVIKLEEQISKSNKDHRELVSNVAHDLKTPLATIKEAILLMLEGVSGQINEKQKKYLDISAENVERMVHMVDDILLSDDTLCSRQSLNRNLFNVTDTAKGIIDSLGIIAKKKGIKLGGYIPDKRIEIWGDPDKLNEVISNLVENAIKYNRPEGRVDVSLEEDERSVTISVRDTGMGISKEDIGKIFDRYYRINSAERKDVAGSGLGLSIVKNIVNMHKGNIAVESESDHGTKFTVTLPKDLRTLR, encoded by the coding sequence ATGAACAGGATCGTGGAGAATATACGCGGAAGACTTATTAATTCTCCCGTAAGGCGTTATTATAAATTAAAAGCGTCGTATTCTATAGCTGTGGAGCTTTTATCCGCGCTGGATCTCGAAGACGCTTTAAAGATATTAGTGAATAGGATAGCGTCTTATATGTCGGTAGAGATAGTTTCGATAATGCTTACCGATAATGATAAAAAACGGCTGGTTGTGAAGATAGCTAAAGGCCTCGACGAAAAGATAGTCAATGACGCGAGTATTGAGATAGGAAAAGGTGTTTCCGGCTGGGTAGGAAAGACGGGCCAGTCGCTTTTGATAAAAGATATAACCAAGGATCCGAGATTTGCGCTCAAGGCCAGCGGGAAATATTATAATAATTCTTTACTAAGCGTGCCGCTTAAGATGCGCGGCAGGATAATCGGAGTTGTTAATGTCAATAACAAGGCGTCGAAAGATGTATTCAGAGAATCAGACCTCGATCTACTAAACGCGATAGCGGATTTTGCCGCCATCGCGATAGAAGTCATAAAGCTGGAAGAGCAGATTTCAAAAAGCAATAAAGACCACCGCGAACTTGTTTCAAATGTAGCCCATGATCTCAAGACCCCACTTGCCACTATAAAAGAGGCCATACTGCTGATGCTCGAAGGCGTCAGCGGACAGATCAATGAAAAGCAAAAAAAATATCTGGATATTTCCGCGGAGAATGTCGAGCGAATGGTCCATATGGTAGACGATATACTATTGTCGGATGATACGCTATGCAGCCGGCAGAGTCTAAACAGGAATCTATTTAATGTCACAGATACCGCGAAGGGCATTATCGACTCGCTTGGGATAATCGCCAAAAAGAAGGGTATCAAGTTAGGGGGTTATATTCCCGATAAAAGAATAGAGATATGGGGTGACCCCGACAAGCTTAATGAAGTTATAAGTAACCTTGTGGAGAATGCCATTAAATATAACAGGCCCGAAGGCCGCGTAGACGTTTCGCTGGAAGAAGATGAAAGATCCGTTACTATATCTGTGCGGGATACCGGTATGGGGATATCCAAGGAGGATATAGGAAAAATATTTGACAGATATTACCGCATTAACAGCGCAGAAAGAAAAGATGTTGCGGGCTCGGGGCTGGGCCTATCCATAGTGAAGAATATAGTAAATATGCACAAGGGGAATATTGCGGTTGAGTCCGAAAGCGATCATGGGACAAAATTTACAGTTACATTACCAAAAGACTTAAGGACATTGAGGTAA